A section of the Kribbella sp. HUAS MG21 genome encodes:
- a CDS encoding sugar ABC transporter permease, translated as MSTALMEERSTIAPAAKPQRQKISRPSETRGAWILLSPYVVLLLVGGIIPVGYAIKTALEKPPTPLDPTGGFGGIASFRTVFTDFRFVDTFQNVFATLVIWLPIMMVGIVGLALLIHASPGRFGSTMRFVYYIPGALAGIANLVLWVYLLNPAQSPIEGFWHAVGVDTIKQAVAGPGHLPFILTAMMFFQGVGSWIVVVNGGLNGIADETLEAAALDGANAWQLAWHVKLPIIRPWIGYAALMNLAYGFQLFLEPQLLDQVAGNALPDQWTPTQLGYAFAFSNYNFPAAAAMSLVLLVITLGIGLLIVFRSGLFGEEDN; from the coding sequence ATGTCGACCGCGCTGATGGAAGAGCGCAGTACGATCGCGCCGGCAGCGAAACCCCAGCGCCAGAAGATCTCTCGGCCGAGTGAGACCAGAGGCGCCTGGATCCTGTTGTCGCCGTACGTCGTACTCCTGCTCGTCGGCGGGATCATCCCGGTGGGCTACGCGATCAAGACCGCGCTGGAGAAGCCGCCGACCCCGCTGGATCCGACCGGCGGGTTCGGCGGGATCGCGAGCTTCAGGACCGTGTTCACCGACTTCCGCTTCGTGGACACCTTCCAGAACGTGTTCGCGACGCTGGTGATCTGGCTGCCGATCATGATGGTCGGCATCGTCGGCCTGGCGCTGCTGATCCACGCCAGCCCCGGCAGGTTCGGTTCGACGATGCGGTTCGTCTACTACATCCCCGGCGCCCTGGCCGGCATCGCGAACCTGGTGCTGTGGGTGTACCTGCTCAACCCGGCGCAGTCGCCGATCGAGGGGTTCTGGCACGCGGTCGGCGTCGACACGATCAAGCAGGCGGTCGCCGGACCCGGCCACCTGCCGTTCATCCTCACCGCGATGATGTTCTTCCAGGGCGTGGGCTCCTGGATCGTCGTGGTGAACGGCGGCCTGAACGGCATCGCCGACGAGACCCTGGAAGCGGCCGCCCTGGACGGCGCCAACGCCTGGCAGCTCGCCTGGCACGTGAAGCTCCCGATCATCCGCCCCTGGATCGGGTACGCCGCCCTCATGAACCTCGCGTACGGCTTCCAGTTGTTCCTCGAGCCCCAGCTCCTCGACCAGGTGGCCGGCAATGCGTTGCCGGACCAGTGGACGCCGACGCAGCTGGGTTACGCGTTCGCGTTCAGCAACTACAACTTCCCGGCCGCGGCGGCGATGTCGTTGGTCCTGCTGGTGATCACGCTCGGCATCGGACTGCTGATCGTCTTCCGCAGCGGGCTGTTCGGCGAGGAGGACAACTGA
- a CDS encoding CoA transferase, with product MEAEELPLAGVVVLDFSQFLAGPVAALRLADLGARVIKIERPVTGEIGRTLAFAGRWADEDTVSFHAMNRNKEAVVADLKDPADLERVKSLVARADVLLHNFRPGVMERLGLDYESARALNPSIIYAAASGYGPEGPWSNRPGQDLLAQSISGLTWTTGRNRPTTVGLSLADHLLSCHLAQGVTALLLRKARTGQGGHTESSLLEAMLDLQTIPLTTHLNTPTNGAGPTDAADDVLPARLYRTADGYLAVGVVRVAELVGVVGESVSVEGGLVVERDVVEEWVGERLVLGKTAEWVEVLGRAGIECAPLRTLDEVIASEEFRAIGMTQEVVRPAAAAGGTPLRLTTTRSPIRIDGEVLRNGRAAPRLGAQGYLRDGVDPLKGGR from the coding sequence ATGGAGGCCGAGGAACTGCCGCTGGCGGGGGTGGTGGTGCTGGATTTCAGCCAGTTCCTGGCGGGGCCGGTTGCGGCGTTGCGGTTGGCGGACCTCGGTGCGCGGGTGATCAAGATCGAGCGGCCAGTGACCGGCGAGATCGGCCGTACGCTCGCCTTCGCCGGCCGCTGGGCGGACGAGGACACCGTCTCCTTCCACGCGATGAACCGCAACAAGGAAGCCGTCGTCGCGGACCTCAAGGACCCCGCGGACCTCGAACGGGTGAAGAGCCTGGTCGCGCGTGCCGACGTACTCCTCCACAACTTCCGCCCCGGAGTGATGGAACGCCTCGGCCTCGACTACGAATCGGCGCGCGCCCTCAACCCGTCCATCATCTACGCCGCGGCCTCCGGCTACGGCCCCGAAGGTCCCTGGTCCAACCGCCCCGGCCAGGACCTCCTGGCCCAATCCATCTCCGGCCTCACCTGGACCACCGGCCGAAACCGCCCCACCACCGTGGGCCTCTCCCTGGCAGACCACCTCCTCAGCTGCCACCTGGCCCAAGGCGTCACAGCCCTCCTGCTCCGCAAAGCCCGCACAGGCCAAGGAGGCCACACCGAATCCAGCCTTCTGGAGGCCATGCTCGACCTCCAGACCATCCCCCTGACCACCCACCTGAACACCCCCACGAACGGCGCCGGTCCGACGGATGCGGCGGACGATGTGCTTCCTGCGCGCCTGTACAGGACGGCCGACGGCTATCTGGCGGTTGGGGTGGTGCGGGTGGCGGAACTGGTTGGGGTGGTGGGGGAGAGCGTCTCAGTCGAGGGCGGGTTGGTGGTGGAGCGGGACGTGGTTGAGGAGTGGGTTGGGGAGCGGTTGGTGTTGGGGAAGACGGCGGAGTGGGTTGAGGTGTTGGGGAGGGCTGGGATCGAGTGTGCTCCGTTGCGGACGCTGGACGAGGTGATTGCTTCTGAGGAGTTCCGGGCGATTGGGATGACTCAGGAGGTGGTACGTCCGGCGGCTGCGGCGGGAGGTACGCCGTTGCGCTTGACGACAACACGTAGTCCGATTCGGATCGACGGCGAAGTACTGCGGAACGGACGTGCCGCGCCGCGCCTCGGTGCTCAGGGGTATCTGCGGGACGGGGTGGATCCGTTGAAGGGTGGGCGTTAG
- a CDS encoding LacI family DNA-binding transcriptional regulator, which yields MATLGDVAARAGVSISAVSRVLSDAPDSRVSAATKQRILDAAGELNYRPNFAGRALKSARTQVVGLVVPDITNALFTELMHGAEDEAAERGYTVLLGRSDDVRPGGEVIARLIGEGRVDGMALQVGDGVPPAGLRDLLSTKAPIVLVNSASPGHVGSVTLDDHRGALIATQHLLELGHQRIAFANGLPRSFTAKRRRTGYKLALATAGVRVPAAYETRVGYTVDNGRTALRRLMALDPRPTGIVVANVNAAVGLLGEARRQGIRIPEDLSVVTVHDSWTAENTWPPLTAVKMQFYTVGRTAVRSVIHRIETGETSDQVVTDPPPQLIIRESTAPPHST from the coding sequence ATGGCGACCCTGGGTGATGTCGCGGCTCGGGCCGGTGTGTCGATCTCGGCGGTGTCGCGGGTGCTCAGTGACGCGCCGGACTCGCGGGTGAGTGCGGCCACCAAGCAGCGGATCCTCGACGCGGCCGGCGAACTCAACTACCGCCCGAACTTCGCCGGGCGGGCGCTGAAGTCGGCGCGCACGCAGGTGGTCGGGCTCGTCGTACCGGACATCACCAACGCGCTCTTCACCGAGCTGATGCACGGTGCGGAGGACGAGGCCGCGGAGCGCGGGTACACGGTGCTGCTCGGGCGTTCGGACGACGTACGACCGGGTGGGGAAGTCATCGCGCGCCTGATCGGCGAGGGGCGCGTCGACGGTATGGCGCTGCAGGTCGGCGACGGCGTACCGCCCGCGGGGCTGCGCGATCTGCTGTCCACCAAGGCGCCGATCGTGCTCGTCAACTCCGCCAGTCCGGGGCACGTCGGCTCTGTCACGCTCGACGACCATCGTGGCGCGCTGATCGCGACGCAGCACCTGCTCGAACTCGGGCATCAGCGGATCGCGTTCGCGAACGGCTTGCCGCGGTCGTTCACTGCCAAGCGGCGGCGCACCGGCTACAAGTTGGCTCTCGCCACCGCTGGTGTGCGGGTGCCTGCCGCGTACGAGACGAGGGTCGGGTACACCGTCGACAACGGACGTACGGCGCTGCGCCGGTTGATGGCGCTCGACCCGAGACCGACAGGCATCGTGGTGGCGAACGTCAACGCCGCCGTGGGTCTGCTGGGTGAGGCGCGCAGGCAGGGCATCCGAATCCCCGAGGACCTGTCCGTGGTCACCGTCCATGACTCCTGGACGGCCGAGAACACCTGGCCACCCCTCACCGCCGTGAAGATGCAGTTCTACACCGTCGGCCGGACCGCCGTACGCAGCGTCATCCACCGCATCGAAACCGGCGAAACCTCCGACCAGGTAGTCACTGACCCACCCCCGCAGCTGATCATCCGAGAATCCACCGCCCCACCCCACAGCACCTGA
- a CDS encoding CaiB/BaiF CoA-transferase family protein, giving the protein MTELPLTGITVLDFSQFLAGPVAALRLADLGARVIKIERPGTGDAGRQLAFAGRTVAGDSMSFHAMNRNKESLVADLKDPADLGRVRALVAEADVVVSNFRPGVMERLGLDYETVRRINPAIVYGSVSGYGDSGPFKDRPGQDLLAQSIAGLPWLNGSRDDPPVPVGLAVADHLASCHLAQGITALLVRRFRTGRGGHAQTSLLEALLDLEFELLTTRLNDPSIVVRRKGIRSAHAFLPAPYGIYPTSDGHLAIAMNPVPTIGRLLELPEIEAMTDPQSWWDRQEEIEELLSERLRTRTRDEWLAVLDAEDVWCAPVLTLDELVEHDGFRAIAMTQQVRRDGLELTTTRSPIRIDGERLTNPRPGPRLGEHDPLGPGQVEEIA; this is encoded by the coding sequence GTGACGGAACTACCCCTGACCGGGATCACTGTGCTGGACTTCAGCCAGTTCCTGGCCGGACCGGTGGCCGCGTTGCGGCTGGCCGACCTGGGCGCGCGGGTGATCAAGATCGAGCGCCCCGGCACCGGCGACGCGGGCCGGCAGCTGGCGTTCGCGGGCCGGACGGTGGCCGGCGACAGCATGTCGTTCCACGCGATGAACCGGAACAAGGAGAGCCTGGTCGCCGACCTGAAGGACCCGGCCGACCTCGGCCGCGTGCGAGCCCTGGTCGCCGAGGCCGACGTCGTGGTCTCGAACTTCCGCCCCGGTGTGATGGAACGGCTCGGCCTCGACTACGAGACGGTCCGCCGGATCAACCCGGCCATCGTCTACGGCAGCGTCAGCGGGTACGGCGACAGCGGCCCGTTCAAGGACCGCCCGGGCCAGGACCTGCTCGCGCAGTCGATCGCCGGACTGCCCTGGCTGAACGGTTCGCGCGACGATCCGCCCGTGCCGGTCGGGCTGGCGGTCGCCGATCACCTCGCGAGCTGCCACCTGGCCCAGGGCATCACGGCCTTGCTGGTACGGCGTTTCCGCACCGGCCGCGGCGGCCACGCGCAGACCAGTCTGCTGGAGGCGCTGCTGGACCTGGAGTTCGAGCTGCTGACCACGCGGCTCAACGATCCGTCGATCGTCGTACGGCGCAAGGGGATCCGGTCGGCGCACGCGTTCCTGCCGGCGCCGTACGGGATCTATCCGACCAGCGACGGCCACCTCGCGATCGCGATGAACCCGGTGCCGACGATCGGCCGGCTGCTCGAACTGCCGGAGATTGAGGCGATGACCGACCCGCAGTCCTGGTGGGACCGCCAGGAGGAGATCGAGGAGCTGCTGTCCGAGCGGCTCCGGACCCGGACCCGGGACGAGTGGCTCGCCGTTCTCGACGCCGAGGACGTGTGGTGCGCGCCCGTGCTCACGCTGGACGAGCTGGTCGAGCACGACGGCTTCCGGGCGATCGCGATGACCCAGCAGGTGCGTCGCGACGGCCTCGAACTGACCACCACCCGCAGCCCGATCCGGATCGACGGCGAGCGGCTGACCAACCCGCGCCCCGGGCCCCGGCTGGGCGAACACGACCCGCTCGGACCCGGCCAGGTGGAGGAGATCGCATGA
- a CDS encoding carbohydrate ABC transporter permease yields MTAIENWSVGRLARVVSMLFVAALFLLPIAGFVAMAFRSNDGVEAGAGGFLGLGDIAWSNVRYSWSQVNGFGPEGGLFSRWLMNSLIVAGGGALLAVIAALPAGYAMARLRFRARRAVLLITLVTMVMPNTVLVIPLFLEVNAVGAVGQLWPVALIMGFFPFGVYLSYIHYMTTMPRELVEAARLDGLGEVSVFWWIGLRISKQVVVLVAFFAFVANWTNFFLPLALLSSNQNNQTVSIGLQQLIGASPLFNPTVAAGLDVKLYMPQLALATFISMLPLLAVFLGAQRFLIRGETVGAVKG; encoded by the coding sequence ATGACCGCGATCGAGAACTGGAGCGTCGGCCGCTTGGCGCGGGTCGTGTCGATGCTGTTCGTCGCCGCGCTCTTCCTGCTGCCGATCGCCGGCTTCGTCGCGATGGCGTTCCGCTCCAACGACGGCGTCGAAGCCGGGGCCGGCGGTTTCCTCGGCCTCGGGGACATTGCCTGGAGCAACGTCCGGTACAGCTGGTCACAGGTCAATGGGTTCGGCCCCGAAGGCGGCCTGTTCAGCCGCTGGCTGATGAACTCGCTGATCGTCGCGGGCGGCGGCGCACTGCTCGCCGTGATCGCCGCACTCCCGGCCGGCTACGCGATGGCGCGGCTGCGGTTCCGTGCCCGCCGCGCCGTACTGCTCATAACCCTCGTCACGATGGTGATGCCCAACACCGTCCTCGTCATCCCGCTGTTCCTCGAGGTCAACGCCGTCGGCGCCGTGGGCCAGTTGTGGCCGGTCGCGCTGATCATGGGCTTCTTCCCGTTCGGCGTGTACCTCTCCTACATCCACTACATGACCACCATGCCCCGCGAACTGGTCGAGGCCGCTCGCCTCGACGGACTCGGGGAGGTGTCGGTCTTCTGGTGGATCGGCCTGCGGATCTCCAAACAGGTCGTCGTCCTGGTCGCCTTCTTCGCCTTCGTCGCGAACTGGACGAACTTCTTCCTCCCACTCGCGCTGCTGTCGTCGAACCAGAACAACCAGACCGTCTCGATCGGCCTGCAGCAGCTGATCGGCGCAAGCCCGCTGTTCAACCCGACCGTGGCAGCAGGTCTCGACGTCAAGCTCTACATGCCGCAACTCGCCCTCGCGACGTTCATCTCGATGCTGCCGCTGCTCGCCGTCTTCCTCGGCGCCCAGCGCTTCCTGATCCGCGGCGAGACAGTCGGGGCGGTGAAGGGCTGA
- a CDS encoding BTAD domain-containing putative transcriptional regulator: protein MPPEQDLTAVAPAQFGVLLRRLRQDAGVTQRELAVRAGLSAAAIRDLEQGRTRAPKYSSIEALTTALALSADDAGRLHEAAKGPPAVESVDGGPLYIGVLGPLEVRHGELPVPLNSEPQRTLLARLALDPGTAVGQDELIELLWPGAVPANAVKLLQTRIARLRRLLEPGTAIVGGSGGYRLSSDNVDLLRFRELTEQAAAVEPRAALAMLAEAVRLWRGPIDVSAFATSPLYAAISNEYVAAVRTFATLARDAGEPEQALEVLRGLALRYELDEPLHAELILTLAASGRQAEALAAYDQIRSALAENLGIDPGARLRAVHLEVLRQQSGSPTRSVVQQAPTAPPDFVGRANELATIGHALGGSGALSSRVVLISGIAGVGKTALALTAAHQLRERYPDGQLYADLRGSGAATPSTLQVLGRFLRALGVPGRRIGTDEAEAAALLRSELADRRMLMVLDNARDAAQVRPLLPGAGRSDVIVTSRRRMPELEAVGAVNLEPLPYDDAVRLVVSTARRVDAGGNGVDALVEACARLPLALRIAGARLATRREWTVADLAGRLGDGHRLTELSVGESSVLSSFRLSYADLAGDAQRAFRLCSLHPGDDFSAESTAVLLSLSTAEADRLLEALLEANMLLQQSKDRYRFHDLLGLYARQLLAEDPDRSSAQHRLYHWYAERVAAAIDAAYPQVLRLGGGDGTFGSEGEALAWLDQELPTLLAVVQGAGEIGEPSLSWRIVDQLRAYFLIRLDADGWLPAAETGLAAATAAGDDRARVAMLLSRAQAYGAVGRDEDALSDCLAAQALAVGVGWTRAAAYVAHQLGWLQFVRGRLGDAELWMLRAMKLTEDDQQGHIRAIVVNGLGMIRLHQGEPAEAEELFASALRLTIGRRNSELVIRGNLASAVRQQGDVDRAAELFDELLEAYRQRSHLRGELSTLDELARLQSGRGDGATALRTALRAHQLALVVRDRKAQAQTASAVAEAHLALGDAASAIHWIEECLAIARSSYPYLEAEALLILAAARRSTGAATAAADAAAQAAAIAASCGFRLLEATAGSLSGSLLQDFQR, encoded by the coding sequence GTGCCCCCCGAGCAGGACTTGACCGCTGTCGCGCCTGCGCAGTTCGGGGTCCTGTTGCGGCGGCTTCGTCAGGACGCGGGCGTCACCCAGCGCGAGCTCGCGGTGCGGGCGGGCCTGAGCGCGGCGGCGATCCGCGACCTGGAGCAGGGCCGGACGCGCGCCCCGAAGTACAGCTCGATCGAGGCGCTGACGACGGCGCTCGCGCTGAGCGCGGACGACGCGGGGCGACTGCACGAAGCCGCGAAAGGGCCGCCGGCGGTTGAAAGCGTTGACGGCGGGCCGCTGTACATCGGGGTCCTGGGGCCGCTCGAGGTGCGGCACGGGGAGCTGCCGGTGCCGCTCAACTCCGAGCCGCAGCGGACGCTGCTCGCGCGGCTCGCACTCGACCCCGGTACGGCGGTCGGTCAGGACGAGCTGATCGAGCTGCTCTGGCCGGGCGCCGTACCCGCGAACGCGGTCAAGCTGCTGCAGACCCGGATCGCCCGGTTGCGGCGGCTGCTCGAGCCCGGGACCGCCATCGTCGGTGGGAGCGGCGGCTACCGGCTGTCATCGGACAACGTCGATCTGCTCCGGTTCCGCGAACTGACTGAGCAAGCAGCGGCAGTCGAGCCTCGGGCCGCGTTGGCGATGCTGGCCGAGGCTGTGCGGCTGTGGCGAGGCCCTATCGATGTGTCGGCGTTCGCGACGAGTCCGCTGTACGCCGCGATCTCCAACGAGTACGTCGCCGCTGTACGGACCTTCGCCACGCTCGCGCGGGACGCCGGCGAGCCGGAGCAGGCGCTCGAGGTGCTGCGGGGTCTGGCGCTGCGGTACGAGCTCGACGAGCCGTTGCACGCCGAGCTGATCCTGACTCTGGCCGCGTCCGGACGGCAGGCCGAGGCGTTGGCGGCGTACGACCAGATCCGGTCGGCGCTCGCGGAGAACCTCGGGATCGACCCGGGGGCGCGGCTGCGGGCGGTTCATCTGGAGGTGCTGCGGCAGCAGAGCGGATCGCCGACTCGTTCGGTCGTGCAGCAGGCGCCCACCGCGCCGCCGGATTTCGTCGGTCGCGCCAACGAACTCGCGACGATCGGCCACGCGCTCGGCGGATCGGGTGCGCTCTCGTCACGCGTCGTACTGATCAGCGGCATCGCCGGGGTCGGCAAGACCGCGTTGGCTTTGACGGCCGCGCACCAGTTGCGCGAGCGGTATCCGGACGGGCAGTTGTACGCCGACCTGCGCGGGAGCGGGGCCGCGACACCGTCGACGCTCCAGGTGCTCGGGCGGTTCCTGCGCGCGCTCGGCGTACCCGGGCGGCGGATCGGGACGGACGAGGCCGAGGCGGCCGCGCTGTTGCGGAGCGAGCTCGCCGACCGGCGGATGCTGATGGTGCTCGACAACGCGCGGGACGCGGCGCAGGTCCGGCCACTGCTGCCCGGCGCCGGCCGCAGCGACGTGATCGTGACGAGCCGGCGGCGGATGCCTGAGCTGGAAGCGGTCGGCGCCGTGAATCTCGAGCCGCTTCCGTACGACGACGCGGTCCGGCTGGTCGTGTCGACGGCGCGCCGGGTGGATGCCGGGGGCAACGGTGTGGACGCGCTGGTGGAGGCGTGCGCGCGGTTGCCGCTGGCGCTTCGCATCGCGGGCGCGCGGCTTGCGACGCGGCGCGAGTGGACGGTGGCGGATCTGGCCGGTCGGTTGGGCGACGGACACCGGTTGACCGAGCTCAGTGTGGGGGAGTCGAGCGTGCTGAGCAGCTTCCGGCTCAGCTACGCCGACCTGGCTGGGGACGCGCAGCGCGCGTTCCGGTTGTGCAGCCTGCATCCCGGCGACGACTTCAGTGCCGAGAGCACGGCGGTGCTGCTCTCGCTGTCGACGGCCGAGGCCGACCGGCTGCTGGAAGCCCTGCTGGAGGCCAACATGCTGCTCCAGCAGTCGAAGGACCGCTACCGCTTCCACGACCTGCTCGGACTGTACGCGCGGCAGCTGCTCGCCGAGGATCCTGACCGTTCGTCCGCGCAGCATCGGCTCTACCACTGGTACGCGGAGCGGGTGGCGGCCGCGATCGATGCGGCGTACCCGCAGGTGCTGCGGCTCGGTGGCGGCGACGGGACCTTCGGCTCCGAGGGCGAGGCGCTGGCGTGGCTGGACCAGGAGCTGCCGACGTTGCTGGCCGTCGTACAGGGCGCGGGAGAGATCGGGGAGCCGTCGCTGTCGTGGCGGATCGTCGATCAGCTCCGGGCGTACTTCCTGATTCGGCTGGATGCGGACGGGTGGCTGCCGGCGGCGGAGACGGGGCTGGCTGCCGCGACCGCGGCCGGTGACGACCGGGCGCGGGTCGCGATGTTGCTCAGCCGGGCGCAGGCATACGGCGCGGTCGGGCGCGACGAGGATGCGCTGTCCGACTGTCTGGCGGCGCAGGCACTGGCGGTCGGCGTGGGGTGGACGCGGGCCGCCGCGTATGTGGCTCATCAGCTCGGGTGGCTGCAGTTCGTGCGCGGCCGGCTCGGGGACGCGGAGCTGTGGATGCTCCGCGCGATGAAGCTCACCGAGGACGACCAGCAGGGACACATCCGCGCGATCGTGGTCAACGGGCTCGGGATGATCCGGCTCCACCAGGGCGAGCCCGCGGAGGCCGAGGAGCTGTTCGCGTCGGCGCTGCGGCTCACTATCGGGCGGCGGAACTCGGAGCTGGTCATCCGCGGCAACCTCGCGAGCGCCGTACGGCAGCAAGGCGACGTGGACCGCGCGGCCGAGCTGTTCGACGAACTGCTGGAAGCGTACCGGCAGCGCTCGCACCTGCGGGGTGAGCTGTCGACGCTGGACGAGTTGGCGCGGTTGCAGAGCGGGCGCGGGGACGGCGCGACGGCTTTGCGTACGGCGTTGCGGGCGCACCAGTTGGCGCTTGTCGTCCGTGATCGGAAGGCCCAGGCGCAGACCGCGTCCGCCGTGGCCGAGGCGCACCTCGCGCTCGGTGACGCGGCGTCCGCGATCCACTGGATCGAGGAGTGCCTGGCGATCGCGCGCTCGTCCTATCCGTACCTCGAGGCCGAGGCCCTGCTGATCCTGGCCGCGGCCCGGCGTTCGACCGGCGCCGCGACCGCGGCGGCCGACGCGGCTGCGCAGGCCGCCGCGATCGCCGCGTCGTGTGGGTTTCGATTGCTGGAGGCAACGGCGGGCAGCCTGAGTGGTTCGCTGCTCCAGGACTTCCAGAGATAG
- a CDS encoding Gfo/Idh/MocA family oxidoreductase — protein MSELPEFDPHPGYTLKLPEHPRPIVIVGAGGIVRDAHLPAYAKAGFEVASITDLRLDRAQTLAQQYGVPQVYDDVAAAVAAAPDNAVYDVALPPEAHVDVLEQLPDGAAVLLQKPLGNHLPEGVRTREVCRRKGLTAAVNTQLRFAPYVAVARKLIADGIIGELYDVEVRVSVRTPWEMFPYVLDLDRLEINMHSVHYLDLIRSFLGDPTGVSAVTVRHPEKSHANSRSDIALTYGDRAVRVVVSTNHDHHFGERYEESYVKWEGTKGAIRLQLGLLLDYPRGGEDRLELVTDDRLAEGWRPVSFGGSWFPDAFIGSMGVVQRYLEGSIPSLPTSVEDVFRTMAVVEAAYASAARGGEPPPYDA, from the coding sequence ATGAGCGAGCTTCCAGAGTTCGACCCGCACCCCGGCTACACGCTGAAGCTCCCGGAGCACCCGCGCCCGATCGTGATCGTCGGCGCCGGCGGCATCGTCCGCGACGCCCATCTCCCCGCCTACGCGAAGGCCGGCTTCGAGGTCGCGAGCATCACCGACCTCCGACTCGACCGCGCACAGACCCTCGCCCAGCAGTACGGCGTACCGCAGGTGTACGACGATGTCGCTGCCGCCGTCGCAGCGGCCCCGGACAACGCGGTGTACGACGTCGCGCTCCCACCCGAGGCGCACGTCGACGTACTCGAACAGCTGCCCGACGGTGCCGCCGTACTGCTCCAGAAGCCCCTCGGCAACCACCTCCCCGAAGGCGTCCGGACCCGCGAGGTGTGCCGCCGCAAGGGCCTCACCGCAGCGGTCAACACCCAACTCCGGTTCGCGCCGTACGTCGCGGTCGCGCGCAAACTGATTGCCGACGGCATCATTGGCGAGCTCTACGACGTCGAGGTCCGCGTCTCGGTGCGCACGCCGTGGGAGATGTTCCCGTACGTGCTGGACCTCGACCGGCTCGAGATCAACATGCACAGCGTCCACTACCTCGACCTGATCCGCTCGTTCCTCGGCGATCCGACCGGCGTGTCCGCGGTCACCGTCCGGCACCCGGAGAAGTCGCATGCGAACAGCCGCTCCGACATCGCGCTGACGTACGGCGACCGCGCCGTTCGGGTCGTCGTCTCGACGAACCACGACCACCACTTCGGTGAGCGGTACGAGGAGAGCTACGTCAAGTGGGAGGGCACGAAGGGCGCCATCCGGCTGCAGCTCGGGCTCCTGCTCGACTACCCGCGCGGCGGCGAGGACCGGCTCGAGCTCGTCACCGACGACCGGCTCGCGGAGGGCTGGCGGCCGGTGTCGTTCGGGGGCTCGTGGTTCCCGGACGCGTTCATCGGCTCGATGGGTGTCGTGCAGCGGTACCTCGAGGGCTCGATCCCGTCGCTGCCGACCTCGGTGGAGGACGTGTTCCGGACGATGGCGGTCGTCGAGGCGGCGTACGCGTCCGCCGCCCGCGGTGGCGAGCCGCCGCCGTACGACGCCTGA
- a CDS encoding extracellular solute-binding protein: MTTLRGMTWEHPRGYDCQVAAAKEYARLTGVDVHWEYRSLQAFADEPLAGLAARYDLLVIDHPHVPLAAAEGLLAPLDSAGHDDELAALAADAVGDSHASYAHDGHQYGLATDSAAQVAVHRPDLLPEPPTDWDAVLDLARDGRVLWPAKPIDAYSTLCTLAANRGTPVAAEPGRFLADDDAGAVLDLMHRLADRVPEWCLAANPIEVAEALAGDDGWAYAPLAYGYSNYSRRGFRPHRLKYVDIPAGQRGVAGSQLGGAGIAVSAYTKELDAARAYAIWLASPEVQSGVYYDAGGQPGYAASWDDDRLNEDSWDFFRGTRQTLEGAWVRPRTAGYMEFQDVVSPWVTGALRGELTDAELIRRASELAERLLEERR; encoded by the coding sequence ATGACGACGTTGCGTGGCATGACCTGGGAACACCCGCGCGGCTACGACTGCCAGGTTGCCGCCGCGAAGGAGTACGCGCGCCTGACCGGCGTCGACGTGCACTGGGAGTACCGCTCGCTCCAGGCCTTCGCCGACGAGCCCCTCGCCGGTCTCGCCGCCCGGTACGACCTGCTGGTCATCGACCATCCGCACGTACCGCTCGCCGCGGCCGAGGGACTGCTCGCACCTCTCGACAGCGCCGGCCACGACGACGAGTTGGCCGCCCTCGCGGCTGATGCGGTCGGCGACAGCCATGCGTCGTACGCGCATGACGGTCACCAGTACGGACTCGCTACCGACTCCGCCGCGCAGGTCGCCGTACACCGGCCGGACCTGCTCCCGGAGCCGCCGACGGACTGGGACGCCGTACTCGATCTCGCCCGCGACGGCCGCGTGCTGTGGCCCGCGAAGCCGATCGACGCCTACTCGACGCTCTGCACGCTCGCGGCCAATCGCGGTACGCCGGTCGCGGCCGAGCCCGGCCGTTTCCTCGCGGACGACGACGCGGGCGCCGTACTCGACCTCATGCACCGCCTCGCCGACCGGGTCCCGGAGTGGTGTCTCGCCGCGAACCCGATCGAGGTCGCCGAGGCGCTTGCGGGCGACGACGGCTGGGCGTACGCGCCGCTCGCGTACGGGTACTCGAACTACTCCCGGCGAGGCTTCCGCCCGCATCGCCTGAAGTACGTCGACATCCCGGCCGGGCAGCGGGGCGTCGCGGGGTCGCAGCTAGGCGGCGCCGGCATCGCGGTCTCGGCGTACACCAAGGAACTCGACGCGGCCCGCGCGTACGCGATCTGGCTGGCGTCACCGGAGGTCCAGTCGGGGGTGTACTACGACGCGGGCGGGCAGCCCGGGTACGCGGCGTCGTGGGACGACGACCGGCTCAACGAGGACTCCTGGGACTTCTTCCGCGGCACCCGGCAGACGCTCGAAGGCGCCTGGGTCCGGCCGCGGACGGCGGGCTACATGGAGTTCCAGGATGTCGTCTCGCCGTGGGTCACCGGCGCCTTGCGGGGTGAGCTGACCGACGCCGAGCTGATCAGGCGGGCGAGCGAACTGGCCGAACGACTCCTGGAGGAGAGGCGATGA